One region of Callithrix jacchus isolate 240 chromosome 16, calJac240_pri, whole genome shotgun sequence genomic DNA includes:
- the CHCHD7 gene encoding coiled-coil-helix-coiled-coil-helix domain-containing protein 7, with amino-acid sequence MLKLRDPDINPCMLESDASIRCLDANNYDKERCSTYFLKYKNCRKFWHSIMIQRRQNGVKPFMPTAAERDEILGEMGKMPY; translated from the exons ATGCTGAAGCTGAGAGATCCTGACATAAATCCCTGCATGTTG GAATCTGATGCCTCCATCAGATGTCTGGATGCAAATAACTATGACAAGGAAAGGTGTTCTACTTACTTCTTGAAGTACAAAAACTGCCGGAAATTCTGG CATTCTATCATGATCCAGAGAAGACAGAACGGAGTGAAGCCATTTATGCCTACGGCAGCAGAAAGAGATGAAATCTTGGGAGAAATGGGAAAGATGCCTTATtga